A genomic segment from Mesoaciditoga lauensis cd-1655R = DSM 25116 encodes:
- a CDS encoding Mini-ribonuclease 3 produces MEFLGINFDKDLREISTKSLAYVGDSVFELFCRMNYSFNNKEVVTHVNARAQARYFEKIESALQEDERAVALRGRNLKSPRSKDPFYRKATAFESVVGYLFLKGKTERLTSLLKMCVEE; encoded by the coding sequence ATGGAATTCTTAGGAATTAATTTTGATAAAGATTTAAGGGAGATCTCGACGAAGTCTCTGGCATATGTGGGTGATTCTGTATTTGAGCTCTTTTGTAGGATGAATTACTCTTTCAACAACAAAGAAGTGGTTACCCATGTCAACGCACGCGCACAAGCTAGGTATTTTGAGAAAATAGAAAGCGCGCTTCAAGAAGATGAGAGGGCAGTAGCACTTCGTGGAAGAAATCTTAAAAGTCCACGAAGTAAGGATCCTTTTTACAGAAAAGCCACGGCCTTTGAAAGTGTTGTGGGATACCTGTTTTTAAAAGGAAAGACGGAAAGATTGACTTCGTTACTGAAAATGTGTGTTGAGGAATGA
- the prfA gene encoding peptide chain release factor 1: MIKSFKKFYDRYKEINTLLSSPDMANSPDVFIKYSKELSEISERAHMYERYLKLKNEIEELKSIMSGDMEEEVRKEISDKEKEIEALEEESIQLLEDSDPDMNRNVIVEIRAGVGGQESALFAGDLLRMYLRYAERHGLKTEILYSHGTELNGFKEVVFSVSGKGAYKLFKYESGVHRVQRVPLTEASGRIHTSTATVAVLPEASEMDVNIKPDELKIDTFRSSGAGGQHVNRTESAVRITHIPTGIVVVCESERSQIQNRAIAMKILRSRLLELKRKQESEKLSSMRRNQIGSGERSEKIRTYNYPQNRVSDHRNGFTTYKLDRVMDGELDEIIESLRKWEAEKNGILRN, from the coding sequence ATAATAAAAAGCTTTAAAAAGTTTTATGATAGATATAAAGAGATAAATACACTTCTTTCCAGCCCCGATATGGCGAATTCTCCAGATGTGTTTATTAAATATTCAAAGGAGCTCTCAGAGATCTCTGAGCGCGCTCACATGTATGAAAGATATTTAAAACTGAAAAATGAAATTGAGGAACTTAAAAGTATCATGTCTGGTGATATGGAGGAAGAGGTGAGAAAAGAGATTTCTGATAAGGAGAAAGAAATAGAAGCCCTTGAAGAGGAATCTATTCAACTGTTAGAAGATTCCGATCCTGACATGAATAGAAATGTCATAGTTGAAATAAGAGCGGGTGTAGGTGGACAGGAAAGCGCGCTCTTTGCAGGGGATCTTTTAAGAATGTATTTAAGATATGCGGAAAGGCATGGATTGAAAACGGAAATTCTTTACTCTCATGGTACTGAATTGAACGGTTTCAAAGAAGTGGTATTTTCAGTTAGCGGAAAAGGAGCTTACAAGCTTTTTAAATATGAAAGCGGAGTTCATAGGGTTCAAAGAGTGCCTTTAACCGAAGCCTCTGGAAGAATTCACACCTCAACAGCCACTGTTGCCGTTCTACCGGAAGCTTCTGAAATGGACGTAAACATAAAACCGGATGAATTAAAAATAGATACTTTCAGATCATCAGGCGCGGGCGGCCAGCATGTGAACAGAACTGAGTCTGCCGTGAGAATAACACACATTCCAACGGGAATTGTCGTTGTTTGCGAATCGGAGCGTTCTCAAATTCAAAATAGGGCAATAGCGATGAAAATATTACGTTCCAGGTTGTTGGAATTAAAACGTAAGCAAGAAAGTGAAAAACTCTCTTCTATGAGAAGAAATCAAATAGGTAGTGGTGAGCGTAGTGAAAAGATAAGAACTTACAATTACCCACAAAATCGTGTTAGCGATCATAGAAATGGTTTTACAACTTATAAATTGGATAGAGTTATGGATGGAGAATTGGATGAGATAATTGAATCTTTGAGAAAATGGGAAGCGGAAAAAAATGGAATTCTTAGGAATTAA